The Rhizobium sp. CCGE531 genomic sequence CATGAGTGTCTCCCGCCTGCCGGCATCCTTGATCTTATGAAAAACATGCTTCCCAAACGGTCCGGTAAGGTCCGCCCGGCAGCACGCCCGATGGAATGGTCAAGGCGACCGGACAATCCGAAGAGAAGCCGCCCGCCGTGATATTAGCGCTAAAATCGTACCTTAGCTCGTGACTTTCAAGACTAGCGGCGCATGACCCGTCGCCTCCATGAAGCGAAGCAGATCGGCGCTGGCAATCGACGTCGTCGCATCGTTCGACAGGGGATGGCAATTGACGATGTCATGCGCCATCAAATCGGCGTCGAGGATGAAGGTGACGTTGCTGGCCGTATCGTTGATCGCGCCGAAGGCCGTGACCGAGCCGGGAATGACGCCGAGATATTCCATCAGCTTTTCCGGCTTGCCGAAGGATACCTTGCTCGCGGCACCGATCAGCGTGTGCACGGTCTTCAGATCGACGCTGGCGTTTTCCTCGACGGTCAGCAGGAAGAAATTGTCCTTCTTATCCTTCACGAACAGGTTCTTCGTGTGGCCGCCGGGGATTTCGTCGCGCAGCGACACCGATTCGGCGACGGTGAAGACGGG encodes the following:
- a CDS encoding prolyl-tRNA synthetase associated domain-containing protein, yielding MTETNPKTRDDLFRFLDGLGIAHATKDHAPVFTVAESVSLRDEIPGGHTKNLFVKDKKDNFFLLTVEENASVDLKTVHTLIGAASKVSFGKPEKLMEYLGVIPGSVTAFGAINDTASNVTFILDADLMAHDIVNCHPLSNDATTSIASADLLRFMEATGHAPLVLKVTS